TTTGCTGATGCTGCTGCCGAATAGGCCATACCACTCGCAGCGAGAAGCCCCGCTACACTGTTTGGAATCCGTCGGTGTTGAAAGTCGGATACACAGGCGCACAGCAGAAGCGTCGCAAATATCGCGAAGCCGACAACCGAAATTGTTGAACCTGCGAACAAAGATGCTTTCATGCGTTACCGGACTCCGAGACAGAGATGTAGCCTTCCCTGCGCACCGACAGCGCGTCAACGCCCTCGTCGCTCCGCAGCCATCGCGCTACAGGCCCGCGCTCGCGCTTGCGAAGGCTGCTTGCACTTGCCCGCCGAGTGTGGTGATGATTGCGAAACACACACCCGCGATCAGCGCCACCATTATTCCGTACTCGACCATCGTCGCGGCGCTGTCATCGCTGACGAAACCCCGGACAGCTCGAGTGATTGAGCTCATTACGATGTCTCCCGGCTGAGGAAGCAGGCTACTCCGCGAAGCGTGGTCTGGCGGTTGACATGCCCATGCATGACTGCGCGGTATGCCAACCTGCAGACTAGCCCGCGCTCTACAGAGCGGTGCTGACGGTGGTAAACGCGGCGAGGATCTGCGTCCCGAGTGTGGTCACAATACCGACGCAAACCGCGGCGATAAGTGCGACCATCATCCCATATTCTACCATCGTTGCTCCCTCGTCCCCGCAGACGAAAGCGCGTGCAGCTTGCATGATCCTGTTCACTGTGAGATCCCCCATTTAAGGAATTGAACGAATTCATAGGACGGGGTTGGCAGCTGACCAGCCAGCGTGTCGCTGATTGGTCTGCCCGCCACCATCGAGCCTTCGTCTACAGTGCAGTGCTTACCGTAGTGAACGCGGTTCTGATCTGGGTGCCAAGCGTCGTTACAATTCCAACGCATACCGCCGCGATAAGCGCAACCATCATCCCGTACTCGACCATCGTTGCGCCATCTTCGTCCGTCAGAAACGAACGGAAACTGCCGGTGAGCTTCTTCATCGAGATCTCTCCTAACAAAATGGAAGGTGTGTGCGCTCCGGTAATCCGACGACCAAAGCGCCCCCGTAACAGACGTTGGTTGCCGGTTGGGCCAGAGGTGTGCCATTTCTCACTCGTGGATGCAACTGTTTACAACTGCGCCTTCGGACGACGGCCCAAACGCTGCCATTTGATCGAATCAAATCCTTAAGCGTTGGTGATTTGCA
The window above is part of the Gemmatimonadota bacterium genome. Proteins encoded here:
- a CDS encoding Flp family type IVb pilin produces the protein MSSITRAVRGFVSDDSAATMVEYGIMVALIAGVCFAIITTLGGQVQAAFASASAGL
- a CDS encoding Flp family type IVb pilin — encoded protein: MQAARAFVCGDEGATMVEYGMMVALIAAVCVGIVTTLGTQILAAFTTVSTAL
- a CDS encoding Flp family type IVb pilin translates to MKKLTGSFRSFLTDEDGATMVEYGMMVALIAAVCVGIVTTLGTQIRTAFTTVSTAL